The nucleotide window acgaaaaaatctaatttaaaaaataaaaataattgataaagacaaacaattaaaaataaattcaataaaaaaattaaagaattaaaaattaaataagaaacttaaatataaaataaaaaaaaaattaaatatgacataaaacaattagaaataaaattaacaaagttaaaaaagaaatttacaaattaaaaaaaaaataaatttaaaacaaatagtaAAACTGCGCATAAAAgatgaattgaaaataaaaaatattggcgaagaaaaaacttaaattaaattaaaaaataaatttaataaaataataaaaattaaatttaaaatttaataaaaaattatatatatataaatatttgataataaaatgaaccaaattaaaaaaaaaataacaaaattaaaaaaatttaaaaattatataaatttaaaaaactaaaatctgcgcataaatataacacaaaaactCGATGTTTGTAATTTTCTAGAAATCAGCGCATAAGAAATACATAAaagcctacatatgtatgttacaaTCATTAATCACgatgatttttcaaaaaaccacaGGCACtaagtttttaaaacaaaaatgtgctCAGTGTGTGCGAAAATTCGCAATGttcgaaatacaaaaataaaaaactacaactacatacatgcatattcgtattacaaatttaattttaagctgcaacaataacaatacatacacgcaaacaaatgtacatatgtatgtatgtaagttcaaCATTGTTGAACAGATTGTGACAAACCCAAACCCAAATCGGTTTATGTTTTTAACTGAAGTTTTAAGAGCATGTTTTTAGCGCATAGCAAGCTGCAAAGGTTTTATAAAGTAAGTTGTAGTCTTAAAAGTCAAGTTCGATTTATATGAATAAAGCAAAAaggtcgaaaaaaaaaataaagtgaaacccGAAAATATAGCAAACAATTTTAAGACACTTTGAGAAAGCAAAAATTTCGTAAGTGATTtgacatgattttttttttaatatttttaacgcaTTTTGAAATGCAgttttttagaaattcaactTTTGtagcaatttattttcaattgtcaTGAGTATTAAAACACTAAATAGTAAtacttcaaattcaaattagtttttttatccaaaaaaattgaaaaaaattagcaaTTTCCACACTCACAAATGGAACTGCAAAAGTTTATAAGCGAGATTTAAAAAtgccatattattttatttaattttaataaatagtatttttttgtgATGAAGCAAAGGCAATTACTAATAAATAAagtgtgtgaaaaaaataaaaattaataaatatttttgaatgtttaataaattaataaaaaattattttattttatttaaattttccattcagttaaataaaaaatgatttaaattagattttctaaatattttgaaatgtttcaatattttatttttcatttaaaaaaatgtacttCAACTAATTTTCtacttaaattaaaagaaaaaaatgtacattttaaaattttaaatttattttctaaaaaatatatttcgaaattttaatcaatttgtttttgtttttgttggtgttaaatgtttattattaattgttttttactttgaaaaatatatgatattccACGCTTTCAGCATAAACTTTTAAAtgttataaacaatatttttatattttaacaattaatttatttcaggcCATGCATATTTGCATCATATCTTAGCGGTTCTCTACCAATTCACcttcatacgtacatacatatgtgtataaaaaaataatgattttcaagacctgtatttaatttttttacacattttaaatacaacaataaatattgcattgcaaaatataaaaataaaaaaaatattatactggATTTTATTGAAAGCGATGTTTGAAGAAGAAACGGCGAATACAGAGAAACATCTTCTAACGACATCTTCTATTAGACGCACACCTCTCTTCGGCGgacaaaaagttcgattttaaGGTTGTCCgacacatttatttgaagaagcTTTGCTAACTTATTTACCGACTCTTAAGAAAAGACGTTCTTAtatctacattttttaaatcttattttacccCTTAACTCTTAACTTATTTTGCATGTCAAATTGCACGAGCACTGTAGTTTTTACCAATACAAGTAAAAAGAATTGCAGCGAAGCTTCTTTGTTGAATTCGAAGAGACCACATAACATAAAGCGAAGTTTGTGACAGCTCAGCTGAGAGGAAAATGTGTCCaactagaagaaaaaaattgaaagagtGTTCAAGACAAGcaatttgataataaaaattaatttaagctaGACGTAAGGTGGTATAAGGAAAAAACGGAGTTTTCCTACAATGATGTAATCTACTGTCTACTGCCAAATGAATGTTGAGTTTGTAGGGAGAGATAGTAGGAAACTAGTGGAGCACTTTAGAGATGAAAGGTTCTTCCTTTATATGTTCCTAAGAAAGGACatcaatatttctaaaattatatttttgggtTATCTACATCCAAATCTCCAGAATTTCAAAAgtataacttttttctcagaaagtGGAGCTTTGTCAAAATCTAATTGCTTGGATCCCAATCTTTCTCGGAAGAGTAGTTAAAAGGGTTAACGTTGTCTCTATCTATCTAGTGTACTCAATAACTGTAGAATTCATCCTGAGAATTTTGTTAGAAATatacacttttccaaaaaaattacattcaaatgtgtccctctctaatgcgatcctatgttccaaattttattttcataactttatttatggcttagttatagctctttatgtgtttttggttatcgccattatgtgggcgtggcagtggtccgattccgcccattttcgaacttaaccttcttatggtgacaaggaatacgtgttccaactttcattaagatatctcaatttttactcaagttacagcatgcacggacggacagacatcccgatttgaactttactcgtcaccttgatcactttggtatatataaccctatatctaactcgtttagttttaggacttacaaacaaccgttatgtagacaaaactataatactctcttcagcaacttttgttgcgagagtataaaaagaacatGTGGCGACAGTCACAGATATCTTCTACATGACTACTACAATAACTACACTTCATTGTAGATAGGAAACCAGTACGAGATGGTCATCAAGCTGTGGCTAGCGAGTTTAACTGTATAACTCCAcacagaaaataaaattcattcatttaccgCTCGTTTCAAGTTAGGACTATCACAGATCTCAACCAGCTCGGCATAATCCCTCAGCAACTGTCCGGTATGATTGCATTTTGCCAACACCGCATCCAGCATACCCATCACCATTGCCGTATCACCAAAGAAGACGGCGGTAAAGAAGAGTTCATTGGCCTGCGACCACAAGTTCCCTGTCTGATTCTGGCTGAGGAGCATGCTGGTGCCATATACCGTACGCATATTAGCGGTAAATAGACGCAGCAATAAGGCAGCCAATGTGAACTCGCCGATTGTGAATATGCGTTGCGTCAGACGATAGCCAGCGAGTTGTAGCCTGGCCAGAGTGTTGATGCGACCAGCGACAACTTCACCACTGGGTACGCGTGACATTTGACATTGTAGTTGTTTGAAGAGCGCTTCCAAATGTGCATTTATTTGCGAGAACTGTCGGTAGAGTTGGCTgaatatattgaagaaatttccCGATACGGTTAGCATATAGGTGTTCAgtgcaaatgaaatatatgtgaTCGGAATGTAACTGGCATCAGTGCCGGGGTGTTGAGACAAAAAGTTATACGCATTCATCACAATGAGAACGTAAGAGagaaagaatttgaaaattataagattttcTAAGCGGCGATCGAGGGTTGTCGTCTTGAGTGGCTCACTACTTTCTACGACATTTGGTCCACTTGCCGCTGCCGCAAAAGCTTGCAGCCGCTCTTCAAGTTCACAATAATCCGTATATGCTGACTTTATGCGCGTTCTTTTGCACCATAACTCCTTGACGAGTACCACCATGAAGAGATTCTTCGTCAGATGTGTTGCGCTGTAGGTCCACTGCAAAATGGGATCGCTAGTCATGAAGCCAAAGCTGAAGTAGTAGTAACCGGCATAAGTCGAGACGATTACACAAAAAGCATGGGCGAGAGCGCTGTACGCGAGATAAAAGCGTGTGTCGCGAAACCCAAGACTTCTTCGCTCCAGTGGAGCTGGTAGTAGGCCCACAATTAGCGAGTTGTAATAAGAAGTATTCAGTACAAAGCGAAATAAACGTGCGCGTAACATCTTTTGTATTATACTGAGGTGTGAATTAAAGCTTTCTAAGTTGCTTTGCAAATATTATTGcatacttgttgttgtaatcgtTGATAGACAATTTATTTGCTGATCGTATCGACTGTTTGCATTTGTAGGGGCGTAGGAAAAGGGGTTAAGCTAACACTGTGCTGTAGAAA belongs to Zeugodacus cucurbitae isolate PBARC_wt_2022May chromosome 6, idZeuCucr1.2, whole genome shotgun sequence and includes:
- the LOC105210751 gene encoding putative gustatory receptor 58a; this translates as MLRARLFRFVLNTSYYNSLIVGLLPAPLERRSLGFRDTRFYLAYSALAHAFCVIVSTYAGYYYFSFGFMTSDPILQWTYSATHLTKNLFMVVLVKELWCKRTRIKSAYTDYCELEERLQAFAAAASGPNVVESSEPLKTTTLDRRLENLIIFKFFLSYVLIVMNAYNFLSQHPGTDASYIPITYISFALNTYMLTVSGNFFNIFSQLYRQFSQINAHLEALFKQLQCQMSRVPSGEVVAGRINTLARLQLAGYRLTQRIFTIGEFTLAALLLRLFTANMRTVYGTSMLLSQNQTGNLWSQANELFFTAVFFGDTAMVMGMLDAVLAKCNHTGQLLRDYAELVEICDSPNLKRALDTFSSQLSCHKLRFMLCGLFEFNKEASLQFFLLVLVKTTVLVQFDMQNKLRVKG